TTCTACCTATCAATCGCAAAGAATCTTTCCACCCTCATTCTTTTCGGTCTTCGCCACCCTCCGCAACTTTCCATGCCATCCTTGTTTGTTTTCTTGTTGCTGGTGAAAGGAATCGAAGTCTAGTCCATAGCGATTCTACATGATTCGGCTCTGCACACCGTAATGATGATGGCTTGGTCTCTCGATCAACAATGAAATTGAGATGTTATCGTGTAGATATGTGCATTATTGGATGTATTGTTATGTTTCGTAAAGCATCAAAATTGATGGATCTGAAGTTGGAAGAACGGAGTTGAAAGGAGGATTCGTGTTCTATTTACCGTGGAGATTCGTGTTGAGGCTATGATTTGCTATTGCTACTTTGGTTGGAACCTCTACATATTTGTGCGCGTACGTGTTTGTTCTTCTGGTCGCTCTCCTCTTACTCGTTTGGTCGGTGTCCAATCTTGGGCGGCTGCGTTCCATGCTTTGGAAAAGGAGGAGGGTGGTCGGATTCCTCGTGCGATCCGGTTTTGGCCTTCGTGGCACGCGAAGTATTTAGTGGCGAATGGAGTAGATCCCGTCGTCCTCGAGAAAGAAGAGTAGCATTCAAGCTAGGATCGTCGCACACAAGGTGTTTGTTCTCGGGACCACAAGAAAACAAGGCCAATAGCAGCAATGTAGAACTTCGACGGGAATGTTCTGGCTGCAATCACTTGGGAAAATACTAGCAGGATGGTGATGAAAAGCCGAACGGATTGTTGCACACAAGGTGTTTGTTCACGGAACTACAAGGGAGAACTTCGATCGAGAAGCTCACGCGTACAGGCCAATAGCAGTGGAGAGAACATGAAAATGTGTACTTGGACCAACAAGTTTAGGCTAAGCAAGTGGTGGAGTTCTCTATGGTAAGAAAGATGACAGGACGGAGGGGAGAAAATTAGGTGGAGCCTCTGGTCAGCAGTGTGGGACGACGGAACACATCGAAAGGAATTATCAGGTGAAATTGAATAGAAAAGATGTGTTGGCTCCAATGAAGAAACCAAAACCGGCTTTGGTATATTGCGGGTTACATCAAAGGTTTTGCTTGCCGTTTGAGGCCATGCATTGTACATATGTATTTTGTCTGATCGATAGTTTCTATGCAAGTTGTAAGAGACAGAATGGGACTCATGGGGAGGATATTAAATGGGTAAAAGCAGAGGAAAAGGATATGATGATTTAGCGAGTTCGAAACAAGGAAGgttttaatctctctctctctctttttctagtCCACCTAAATGCTTGGAATCTAAGATATATTAGAAATGTTCCATCCCATTGCAGCGATGGAGAACAGGATGCAGAGGACGGATCGCTACTCCCAGTCTTGTCCACCACTATCTGTGACAGAGATGGAGATGCCATGCAACGAACCATCTGTCAATTTTCCTTGTTGCTCAGGTTCTTGAAGTGGACAAGAAGTTTCCTTCAATTtcaaagtattattattattattattattctttgaataaaataatactttaaatagacaaaataaaagaataataataataataaaaatggaCCATTGTGTTGGTGGTCCACTACTTCTCCCACTCGGCTGTTACCACTCACCACGCTTCCTTCGCTCCATATATTGAGCAATCCTCCTCTCTTCGGAATGAGAGAGGCGGCCACCTTCTCCTGGCCGACCATCTAATCGGAGCCAGAACAACGAGTTAGAAGCCCTTCGTTTCCTTCGTCTTCGCTCGAGCCATGGTCGACGTCGATCGCCACATGGGGGGCCTCACGCCTGCCCACGCCGCCGGCCTCCGCCGCCTCTCCGCCCGCGCCTCTGCAGCCCCCGCATCTTCCACTGCAGCCGTTTCCCACCATGGCGGCCTCCTCTCCTTCCGCCCCCTCGCGGAGTCCGTCCTCGCACGTCTCCGCGCCGCCTCCGTACCCATCCGCCCTGGCCTCTCCGATGCGGAGGTCTCGCGCCTCGAGGCCGACCTCGCCGTCTCCTTCCCCCCGGACCTCCGCGCCATCCTCGTCCTCGGGCTACCCTCCGCCCCCGGCTTCCCCGACTGGCGCCCCTCATCCTCCTGCACCGACCTCCTACTCCGCGCTTCCCTCGACGTCCCCCTCGCCGCTGCTTCCCTCCAGGTCGCCCGCGGCGCCCTCTGGCCCCGCTCATGGGGTCCCCGCCCTTCCGACCCCGACCGCGCCCTAGGCGTCGCCCGCGCCGCCCTCCGCCGCTCCCCCTTCCTCATCCCCGTCTTCGATCGCTGCTACATCCCTTCCCGCCCCTGCCTCGCTGGCAACCCCATTTTCTACGTCGACGAGCACCGCGTTTTCTGCTGTGGCTTCGATCTCGCCGATTTCTTCCAGCGCGAGCCCGCCTTCCCTCCGGCTTCCCGACGTGATCCCCAACCGATCAGCTCTTCCGACCCTCCGCTCCCGCCTCCCCCACCGCCCCCCGCCCGGCGGAGCCTGGACGCCGTCGCAGGGAGGACACCCCGGTGGATCGAGTTCTGGAGCGACGCTGCCTCCGATCGCCGCCGCCGGAACTCGTCCTCATCggcgtcctcgtcctcctccggcTCGGCGTCACCGCGGCTGTCGGACCCGCAGCGGTCCGTGGATATCCGTTCTCAAAGGCGTCTGCCGGGCTGGGTCGACTGCTACCTCGACCAGATCGGGTCGGTCCTCCGATCGTCCGGCTGGGGCGAGTCGGACGTCATCGAGATCGTCGGCGTGCCACCATCGAGGTTCTTCGACGGCGATGTTGAAGCGTCGACCGCGGCCGCGATCGACTCCGAAGCGGCGCTTGACGCACTGCTGGTGAATGCGGACCGCTGCTCCCAGTCGCTCCGGCGAGCAGGGTGGAGCCCCGACGAGGTCTCCGACGCGCTGGGTTTCGACTTTCTGCGGCGAGAGGGGAGGCGGGAGAGACCTCCGATGGAGTTACCCCCCGAGATCGCCGCCAAGGTCGAGAAGCTCGCCGAGGCGGTGGCCACATCCTGACGGGCGGTGTCCAGATCCCCCACCTGGCTTCTTCTTTGTTATTATTTTAAGCACCTTTGTAACGGTCGACTATGTATCGTACGGGAAGCCGTATGAAAAGGGGGCGGATGACGTGTACAGAACAACAACAACTACAACATGGAAGTTATCAAATGGACAATATCCATGAATCGTGAAACCGATCAAACAATATTATGAACTCAACTCATGGgaggtctctctctctccatttggATGTATGTTTTTTGAGCATTCCTTTCTCTCATGTCAACTCGTAAGGGAACTCATTAGCATGCTATGAAACACTATGGGACACCGAAACATGATGAATGCAGGGGGTGTCAACTGAGGCCTGCAAGATCAATCAATTGGCTGGTGAACTTGAATGTTCGAGTACCCTTCTTTTGGTTAAAGAAGGAGAGAGTGGGGCGCCACCGGCAACGCTACCACACGCGCGGGTCTGATTGATTTCGAAAAAAGAAGAGCTAGCCCCCACCCACTTTTATGTCGCCATGAAGCTTGTGCTGCGGATTCCCTCCCTTgtttggtttctctttcttattgGCTGCTGTTCACTGCTGCAGTGCGGGGGCTGGCAGCTTCGGGGAGCTCGGCCATGGAGTGCAGGATCAAGGAAAGGCGAAGGCACGGCGTTCTCGGACGACGACACAGAGGACACCAGCAAGTGTGTGTTGTCTTCGAAAGTAGCAACCGCAAGCAAACTAAACAAATGGCGGAGAGGACCATCATCGTTGTCATCAACGTGTTCGACGCTTTGCCTCGCCGCCCGTTGCCTGCTGGCACGTGGGAGTGCTTGCGCTAAGTTTAACTTTCTCTTCCCTATCACCGGTTCTCGCAGCACGGAGATTTAGAGCCAAAAAATGACC
This genomic stretch from Musa acuminata AAA Group cultivar baxijiao chromosome BXJ3-9, Cavendish_Baxijiao_AAA, whole genome shotgun sequence harbors:
- the LOC108951221 gene encoding uncharacterized protein LOC108951221, with the translated sequence MVDVDRHMGGLTPAHAAGLRRLSARASAAPASSTAAVSHHGGLLSFRPLAESVLARLRAASVPIRPGLSDAEVSRLEADLAVSFPPDLRAILVLGLPSAPGFPDWRPSSSCTDLLLRASLDVPLAAASLQVARGALWPRSWGPRPSDPDRALGVARAALRRSPFLIPVFDRCYIPSRPCLAGNPIFYVDEHRVFCCGFDLADFFQREPAFPPASRRDPQPISSSDPPLPPPPPPPARRSLDAVAGRTPRWIEFWSDAASDRRRRNSSSSASSSSSGSASPRLSDPQRSVDIRSQRRLPGWVDCYLDQIGSVLRSSGWGESDVIEIVGVPPSRFFDGDVEASTAAAIDSEAALDALLVNADRCSQSLRRAGWSPDEVSDALGFDFLRREGRRERPPMELPPEIAAKVEKLAEAVATS